Proteins from a genomic interval of Cervus elaphus chromosome 13, mCerEla1.1, whole genome shotgun sequence:
- the FOXA1 gene encoding hepatocyte nuclear factor 3-alpha, with product MLGTVKMEGHESSDWNSYYADTQEAYSSVPVSNMNSGLGTMNSMNTYMTMNSMSTSGNMTPASFNMSYANPGLGAGLSPGAVAGMPGGSAGAMNSMTAGVTAMGTTLSPGGMGAMGAQPAASMNGLGPYAAAMNPCMSPMAYAPSNLGRSRAGGGGGDAKTFKRSYPHAKPPYSYISLITMAIQQAPSKMLTLSEIYQWIMDLFPYYRQNQQRWQNSIRHSLSFNDCFVKVARSPDKPGKGSYWTLHPDSGNMFENGCYLRRQKRFKCEKQPGPGGGSGGGGGPKGGPESRKDPSSAANPSADSPLHRGVHGKAGQLEGAPAPGPAASPQTLDHGGAAATGGASELKTPATSAAPPISSGPGALVSVPPSHPAHALAPHESQLHMKGDPHYSFNHPFSINNLMSSSEQQHKLDFKAYEQALQYSPYGSALPASLPLGGASVATRSPIEPSALEPAYYQGVYSRPVLNTS from the coding sequence GCCTACTCCTCCGTCCCGGTCAGCAACATGAACTCAGGTCTGGGCACCATGAATTCCATGAACACCTACATGACCATGAACAGCATGAGCACGAGTGGCAACATGACCCCGGCCTCGTTCAACATGTCCTACGCAAACCCGGGCCTGGGCGCCGGGCTGAGCCCCGGGGCGGTGGCTGGCATGCCCGGCGGCTCTGCGGGCGCCATGAATAGCATGACGGCGGGCGTGACGGCCATGGGGACGACGCTGAGCCCCGGCGGCATGGGGGCCATGGGCGCGCAGCCGGCGGCCTCCATGAACGGCCTGGGGCCCTACGCGGCCGCCATGAACCCGTGCATGAGCCCCATGGCGTACGCGCCGTCCAACCTGGGCCGCAGCCGcgctggcggcggcggcggcgacgccAAGACTTTCAAGCGCAGCTACCCTCACGCCAAGCCGCCCTACTCCTACATCTCTCTCATCACCATGGCCATCCAGCAGGCGCCGAGCAAGATGCTCACGCTGAGCGAGATCTATCAGTGGATCATGGACCTCTTCCCCTATTACCGGCAGAACCAGCAGCGCTGGCAGAACTCCATCCGCCACTCGCTCTCCTTCAACGACTGCTTTGTCAAAGTGGCCCGCTCCCCGGACAAGCCAGGCAAGGGTTCCTATTGGACGCTGCACCCGGACTCCGGCAACATGTTCGAGAATGGCTGTTACTTGCGCCGCCAGAAGCGCTTCAAGTGCGAGAAGCAGCCGGGCCCCGGGGgcgggagcggcggcggcggcggccccaaGGGTGGCCCGGAGAGCCGCAAGGACCCCTCGAGCGCTGCCAACCCCAGCGCCGACTCGCCCCTTCATCGCGGCGTGCACGGGAAGGCCGGCCAGCTAGAGGGCGCGCCGGCCCCCGGGCCCGCCGCCAGCCCCCAGACTCTGGACCACGGCGGGGCGGCGGCGACAGGGGGCGCCTCGGAGTTGAAGACTCCAGCCACCTCGGCTGCTCCTCCGATCAGCTCTGGGCCTGGGGCGCTGGTATCTGTGCCCCCCTCCCACCCGGCGCATGCCCTGGCACCCCACGAGTCCCAGCTGCACATGAAAGGGGACCCTCACTACTCCTTCAATCATCCCTTCTCCATCAACAACCTCATGTCCTCCTCGGAGCAGCAGCACAAGTTGGACTTCAAGGCATACGAGCAGGCGCTACAGTACTCGCCCTACGGCAGCGCGTTGCCCGCCAGCTTGCCCCTCGGCGGCGCCTCGGTGGCCACGAGGAGCCCCATTGAGCCCTCAGCCCTGGAGCCCGCCTACTACCAAGGTGTGTATTCCAGACCCGTTCTAAACACTTCTTAG